The following proteins are encoded in a genomic region of Variovorax paradoxus:
- a CDS encoding ubiquinone biosynthesis accessory factor UbiJ translates to MATPSSPFSFLDDLFNRIGERLQPPAWAVHEIQHRAVLFLNHVLQQEPEAQQRLLRQQGRVVRFQWRFVTMELVATPAGLLDLAPPGSVPELTLTVTDESPFDLARATLRGDKPSVQIIGDVQLAAEVNWLVDHVRWDVEDDLARLVGDVPAHTVANAARRVVGALRQFVGDRKGQQAGGSAAGSASTAE, encoded by the coding sequence ATGGCCACACCATCGTCCCCATTTTCTTTTCTCGACGACCTGTTCAATCGCATCGGCGAGCGCCTGCAGCCGCCCGCCTGGGCGGTGCACGAGATCCAGCATCGCGCGGTGCTGTTCCTCAACCACGTGCTGCAGCAGGAGCCCGAGGCCCAGCAGCGGCTGCTGCGGCAGCAGGGCCGCGTGGTGCGCTTCCAGTGGCGCTTCGTGACGATGGAGCTGGTGGCCACGCCCGCCGGCCTGCTCGACCTGGCGCCGCCCGGATCCGTGCCCGAACTCACGCTCACCGTCACGGACGAATCTCCCTTCGACCTGGCCCGCGCCACGCTGCGCGGCGACAAGCCGTCGGTGCAGATCATCGGCGACGTGCAACTCGCGGCCGAAGTCAACTGGCTGGTCGACCACGTGCGCTGGGATGTCGAGGACGACCTCGCCCGCCTGGTCGGCGACGTGCCGGCGCACACCGTCGCCAACGCGGCGCGGCGGGTCGTGGGCGCACTGCGCCAGTTCGTCGGCGATCGCAAGGGCCAGCAGGCCGGCGGCTCGGCGGCCGGCTCGGCGAGCACGGCCGAATGA